The nucleotide window AAAACGCGTGCAGCAGTAGTCTCTCGTATTCCCAAACTTATCCATACAGCTTCCACGTTATATATCTTCCCACATGCCTTAGCTCCATTAACCTGGCCTGCGGTCTAGATTGCTTCCGCCCTCAGACGACGGGAGTTGAGGCGCGTGTGCCGGATCGGCCGATGGGTCTGGTTGGTTGGTAGATGGCGTGTGGAGTAGCGGTGGTGGCAAGACTAGGGTGGGCTAGATGGGGCTTTGTGGAAAAAATGAtggcgaggaagaggaagagagagagaaagcGAGTGCGATGGGGAAGTAAGGGGGTACGAATGCGATGGACGGTGGACGGGATGAGGTCAGAAGTACCTGCAAGTACCAACACGACAGCACCTCTACCTCTACCTCTCTCTCTGTGCCAAGGCCTTCGTATCCCCACCGTCAGGACAACAACTCGCGGAGAAAAATCCCCAGAATCCAGACCAACGCCACAAGGTCCGCCCTAGGTACCACTCCCAAACCTCCAACAACCTACGCCAACCGTATCCGCCAccccaacaacaacaaccacTCCCCCATTAGTTCCACCAGCATAACAACGACGAAACCCGACAAATACCCTACGTCAGTCCACCACATTCCTCACCCCTAGATGAATCAATTAATTCCTATTCCGCTGCATACTTCCACAGCATCATGCCATGTACAGCTTTGCAAGAACACATGTGTGTCCACCAGTCCCGGGTAAATGGTTAGCGGAGGGCGGGCGCCCTAGCTAGCTAGCTGGGGTGCagctgcagctgcagcaaGCACACCAACGTTTGTCAGGAGCGAGTGTAATCCAGGCACGGAATAAATTGAAACCAGGGTAAAATCAAGCTTATCCGCTTTTCTCTGTTGGGTACCACGCGAGCGAGCAAAAGACGGGTGCGTTTTGTGCGAGCTGAGCTGTGTGCTGTGTGTTGTGCGCGGAGCGGAGAGCGGTGTAGAACTTCCACCACCGACGAAAAGGAAAAGGAAAGGAAAGGAAGGGCAAGAAGATACCACAAAAGAAGGGAGGAACGGTAGATAACCATCTCAACACCCTACTTACCTACCTCTACTTGATTCCATTCCAAAAATAGCCACACCCACCAAAAAAACAAATAACAAATAACACCCCTCCAGCGACATACTCTCACTTTCAATTGATTACCGGCCGCGCCCGCAACAATTTATTACTCGTGCATATTCATGCTTTGCCGTGCCCCCCTTGCCGCTACACACGCTTACCTCGTGGCCCTCCCTCGTGGCGGACCCCCTCCGGAACACCCGCAGAGTGCAAAATAAACGATAATATAGTGTCATGTAGCCTAACGCACCCCATTTACTTACAGTCGTTGGGTCGCGCTATCTGGCCATGTGGTTGTTATGCGCGGGGCGAAAGTGAAGGAAAAAACCCAGCAGTAATGCATGACAACACAAGCCATGGTAAATGCAAGGGGGGCTTATAAAGTAAATGTACCGTGCGTTGCCGTGCGCGTGTTGTCCGTGGGTGGTGGTTTTGTGGCGTGCATCTAGGGCGACCCTTAAACCACCCCAGCCGGGTTTTTTGCTTGTCATGGGCTTGTTTTGCGTAGGTTGTGGGTTGGTTAAGTAGGAGGGGTGGGGCGCTGTCGGTCGTCTGTTTTTTTCCTGACATCGCCGCAACTTTTGTGTTTTGTTTTGTGACCATCGCTGGATACCATAACTACGGGATTTTTTGGTAGATCTTTTGGATTGCTGTTGGTGTTTGATTGAGAAAGATTGTTGATTGATTGTTGGAATTCGTTGAGGAGTACTCTTCGTTGGTACTTACAAACAAGCGGGACTACGCATTCTACACatacctacctacctaccgTACCTACCTACCGTACCTGCCTACACACGCGCGCGCCGCACACACGAATACGAGGACTCcacctacctacctaccaACCAATACACCACTCCCCTCCAACCAAAATACACCCAGCCAACCCCTCCAAAAATGAAGTTCCACTCCATCCTCGCCCTCGCCTTCGCAAGCGTAGCAATCGCATCCCCAGCCGTGGTACGTACCCTTCCTGCTTACCTTCCCACCTCCAACTCCGCTTTCTCGCCGACAGCAACGCTAATACGGAAACGAATAGGCCAGTCTAGAACGCTCTGTAAAAGAGGTTCGCAACCCTGCGGGAAATATTGTGGCGCTTTCTTGCGTGGAGTGTCCTTGTAATGGGTTCTTGGGCACTTGTACTTGTGTAAGTTTTTTAGTTGTTTTTTggggtggtggtgatggtgggAGTTTGCGGTGTGGAGAGAGGGAGTGGGGTGGATGGAACTTTATGAGGGAGGGGCTAACGTTGATTACAGATACCGAATGGATGCTGCTGCAAGTAGATGGTGATGCAGAGGaggatgagatgagatggaaTGAGATGGGTGTTGGAGTTGTTTTGGTTGATTCGTATACAGGCATGGCGGAATACTGTTTATTAGGTTTGTTTCGTGTTTGTTTTGAGTCGCAGTGGACTGGAAGAAGAGGGCGGATGAATGGATGAACATGTTGGCCTATTATTCTCTTGAACAAAAAAAAAGTCCAGACAAACAAACATCTAGTCACACCCATACTTCCAATACTCACTTCACCCCCTCTTCTCCGcctcctccctctcctcctccCCCCTAATCCACCTGCGAAACCCAATCGTCATAACCCCGCCAATCGCCACCtgaaacgcctgaaaaaTGATTGCTGGTATCTGCATCTTACTCTGATCCAGCGGATCAACATCAACATACATGACCGACGTAAGCGGCACAACCATAGCCAGCGCCTTTGCCGGACAGCAATAACAACACGCGATAACATCCTTCTTCTCCAGCCACATCGTCGCAGCCGTGAAGCAGATAGCTAGCCAAACCAAATACAGCGCAACCGTGATGAATATGATAAACACAATATTCGACCCTTTAACCGCGTGAAACGCGCCCTCTGAAAACGCCTGATCAAACGTCTGCCACACCATCGTCAGCAACGCCAGACTCGACAACTTGATCAATTTCCACTCCAAAAAAACTTTCTTCGTGACTTTCGGCCACAGCCACTGCACAACCTGACCCAGCAGCATGGGCAAAAAAACCGAAAGGCCCAACTGCATAAACACACGTTTATAAATCCCCGCATACCCCGCCGCGCCCCCTCGCTGCGACAACACCTCACCATACCACGGCCCGGTGGCAAGCCACATCTGCAGAATCACCGGCGTAAGAAACGGACACAGAAACTGTCCAATCACACTCTGCACCACCGTCAACGCCGCATTGCCATGAGCCTGCCTCGTCATGACAACATTGCTTGACATAGTCGTTGGAGCACTACCAACAAACAACAACCCGATCAACAGCCATGGGTCCATGAAAGCGCGGTTCGTCGCACACGCGCTGACGATTGCAAAGGTGGCGGCCGAGCAGACGAGGTAGCATTGCAGTTGGACGAAGAGGTGGAGTTTCCAGCGCTTGTAGTTTGCGAGCAGCAGGGCTGTGTCGAGGGTGCAGCCGTTGATGAAGAATATGATGGAGACGGCGAGGTAGGTTATGGACGTTCGTTTTGTGTGTTGGCGGGAGCGGGGGACTTGGATTTGAGAGGAGAGGAGGATGACGAAGGACATGGCGAGGAGGAACCATTGGTCTTTGAGGAACCATTTTAGGATTGAGAGGGGTTTTGTTcgtttgggtgttttggatTCGTCTTTCTTTGGTACGGCTTGGGAGCTTCCAGATTCCACGACTGGTGGATCAGTGGTGATGGCATCGGTATTTG belongs to Pyrenophora tritici-repentis strain M4 chromosome 10, whole genome shotgun sequence and includes:
- a CDS encoding Na+-dependent transporter; the protein is MQDTDVSSNTISKESAEDQIAEATNTDAITTDPPVVESGSSQAVPKKDESKTPKRTKPLSILKWFLKDQWFLLAMSFVILLSSQIQVPRSRQHTKRTSITYLAVSIIFFINGCTLDTALLLANYKRWKLHLFVQLQCYLVCSAATFAIVSACATNRAFMDPWLLIGLLFVGSAPTTMSSNVVMTRQAHGNAALTVVQSVIGQFLCPFLTPVILQMWLATGPWYDV